In the genome of Columba livia isolate bColLiv1 breed racing homer chromosome 1, bColLiv1.pat.W.v2, whole genome shotgun sequence, the window tgaGGCAGTTCCATGGATGAGTGAGGCGGAGGGAAGTGGCTGTTGTGCGCCACCAAGGGCTGCTCACCCTTCTAAGAAGGCTGTCTTTCACCAAACTCAATGATCCGTGCGATGGAATCAAAAgctaaaaatgtcattttgagCCAGATTTCTGTGTTACacaattaaagcaaaacatactttaaaaaaaattagtgcAGCGCACTTCCAAGGGCATTTGAACTGGTCTGAGTTGCAAGCTGGAGAATCACCCTGCTGAGGTCAACTGAGTAAAGTTCACCTCAGCTTCCAAGTCTGTACAAGCCTGTAGCAGCAGGCTCCCAGCCCCCAGGTTATATTCATGCAAGTTTACCTTTGCAGGTCTCgtggtttttctgttttagtcaggctttggttttcttctttgctacTGCATGATAACTCAGCCTGTACAGCTGCCCTCACAGGTGGCATTGCTGGTTATATAAAAGCTAGCAGCAAAGCCTCCAGCTTTCCTCACCATCGTTTAAAATGCTGCTTGGCGATAACAAAATAAGAGTGGCCGCTAATTTTCCAGGAGGAAGGCAGCAGTGGTAAGATGAGAGATCACAGGTACCTACGTGCTGTTTCCTTGATAGCACAGCCAGGGATCTGCTACTGGTTCCCACACGGCTGGTGGGGAATCCttcaagctgctgctgctgcggtgGCATTTTGGGTAAGTCATTTGAGATGAATGTTGTGGGTTACTCCATCATCACCTTGAATGGTTGCTTCCAGCTGAGCCGAGACACCTCAGCAAGGTAGAGAGGAGAAGAGCCAGCCCACAGGTGAAGAGCAGTGAGTCCATACATGCTCTGGATAATCCACCTAGACTGTGTCTTCATCTCTACTACAAACTGTGGTCTCCGCTTGGGAGGAAGTCTTTGCTCTAGAGagagtgctgggtgctgtgTAAAAGGGGTGACTGTACAAGAGAGTTCTGCTGTCACCTAGGGCTAAACCGCTGCACCTGCTCCTGAAGATGAGCCAGGCGGCGTGGTGCTCCCTGGACACCAGCAAGTGAGGGAGAAATAGATGTTGGGCAGCGTTGTGGGTGTGCTGTGCCTTTGCCAGCACGGGCAGCTGAACATCAGCAGGGCTCGGCTTCTGGCTCGGGCTTGGCAGGGGGAGGTGGCAATGGTATCTCATCGAGTGTGATTTCTATCACTGCCCCAGACCGCTTGCGGGGTTCAGGGCTCTCCTCTGACCACCTTCCCACCCTGCGCACCCCTTTGGCCACCTTAGGTGCGTTCCGGCAGGGGTTGTGGTCGTAGATCACCAGCTTCAGGCCGGGGAGGTGAGCCAGGCTTGGGAAGAACCGGATGGAGTTGCGATCCACGTCAATCACCTCCAGAAAAGGCATGTCCAGGAGCACGGGGGGGAATTCGGACAGCAGGTTGCCGGACAGCCAGATGGTGCGCAGCTCCTGCAAGCACCGCAGCTGGGGAGGAAGTGTGCGCAGGGCGTTGGAGCCGGCATGCAGCGTCTTGAGCAGGCTGAGCTCGCACACGACCTCGGGCAGGCACTGCAGGCAGTTGGACTCAATCCAGAGGGTCTTGAGGTTCTGCAGGAGCCGCAGCTCAAGGGGTAGGCTGCAGAGCTTGTTGTTGCCCAGGTAGAGGATGCACAGCTGCTTCAGCGTGCACACAACCAGGGGCAGCGCTTTGAAGTTGTTGAAGTCCAGTGCTAGGATCTGCAGGTtttgcagctgctccagctcggGGGGCAGGTTGTTCAGGTTGTTGTCGCTCAAGTACAGCTTGACCAGTTCCCTAAAAGAGCAAATGTGCAGAGGCAGCCGCCTCAGCTGCATGCCACTCAGATCCACCATTTTATCCACTGGCATCTCTTCTAGGTCTTCCAGGAGGTATTTCTGGCACTCATTGGAG includes:
- the LRRC10 gene encoding leucine-rich repeat-containing protein 10; the encoded protein is MGNSLKAIVAFVPSNECQKYLLEDLEEMPVDKMVDLSGMQLRRLPLHICSFRELVKLYLSDNNLNNLPPELEQLQNLQILALDFNNFKALPLVVCTLKQLCILYLGNNKLCSLPLELRLLQNLKTLWIESNCLQCLPEVVCELSLLKTLHAGSNALRTLPPQLRCLQELRTIWLSGNLLSEFPPVLLDMPFLEVIDVDRNSIRFFPSLAHLPGLKLVIYDHNPCRNAPKVAKGVRRVGRWSEESPEPRKRSGAVIEITLDEIPLPPPPAKPEPEAEPC